A portion of the Rhodopseudomonas sp. BAL398 genome contains these proteins:
- a CDS encoding histone deacetylase family protein: MTTQYLTHPACLEHHTPEGHPERAERLRAVNQALNEDRFNALERLESPLGALEDIALCHSDHHIVEMRHMSPSSGIVYLDGDTSMSPGTFEAALRGVGGSVAATDAVMTGRASNAFVATRPPGHHAEISKPMGFCFFDNAAIAARYAQRKYGIERAAVVDFDVHHGNGTQEIFWGDKTVMYCSTHQMPLFPGTGAVGERGEHDNIVNAPMASEDGSAKFRSAFDNLILPQLTKFAPELIIISAGFDAHYRDPLASLNLHAEDFGWVTRKLMDVADVSAGGRIVSVLEGGYDLKGLQESVAAHVAALMGV, translated from the coding sequence ATGACAACCCAATACCTGACACACCCGGCGTGCCTCGAACATCATACGCCCGAGGGCCATCCAGAGCGCGCCGAGCGGCTGCGTGCGGTCAATCAGGCTCTGAACGAGGACCGCTTCAACGCGCTGGAGCGCCTTGAATCGCCGCTCGGGGCACTTGAAGATATCGCGCTGTGTCACAGCGATCATCACATCGTCGAGATGCGGCACATGTCGCCGAGCTCCGGGATCGTCTATCTGGATGGTGACACCTCTATGTCGCCAGGCACCTTCGAGGCCGCGTTGCGCGGCGTCGGCGGCTCGGTCGCGGCGACCGACGCGGTAATGACCGGCCGCGCCAGCAATGCGTTCGTCGCTACTCGGCCGCCCGGCCATCATGCCGAGATCAGCAAGCCGATGGGATTCTGCTTTTTCGACAATGCGGCGATCGCGGCGCGCTACGCCCAACGCAAATACGGCATCGAACGCGCCGCGGTGGTGGATTTCGACGTCCATCACGGCAATGGGACACAGGAAATCTTCTGGGGCGACAAGACCGTGATGTATTGTTCGACTCACCAGATGCCGCTGTTTCCCGGCACCGGCGCAGTCGGCGAACGCGGCGAGCACGACAACATCGTCAACGCGCCGATGGCCTCGGAAGATGGCAGTGCCAAATTCCGCTCCGCCTTCGACAATCTGATCCTGCCGCAGCTGACCAAATTCGCGCCCGAACTGATCATCATCTCGGCCGGGTTCGACGCCCATTACCGTGACCCGCTGGCCAGCCTCAATCTGCACGCCGAGGATTTCGGCTGGGTCACCCGCAAGCTGATGGACGTCGCCGACGTCAGCGCCGGCGGCCGCATTGTCTCGGTGCTCGAGGGCGGCTATGACTTGAAGGGGCTGCAGGAATCGGTCGCCGCCCATGTCGCCGCGCTGATGGGCGTGTGA